From Streptomyces sp. NBC_01460, a single genomic window includes:
- a CDS encoding phytoene desaturase family protein, whose protein sequence is MPSMLDAVVVGAGPNGLTAAAELARRGFAVEVFEAGETVGGGARTEELTLPGFRHDPCSAVHPLGIGSPAFKAMPLARHGLEWLQAPLSLAHPFPDGSAAVLTRSVGESAMSLGPADAGAYRRLVAPFTGHWDTLAADFLRTPWDGLPRDPYRWARFGLDAVQPATLLSRRFSGEKARGLIAGLAGHAIAPASGFATGGIALLFALAAHENGWPVPRGGSQAVSDALASFLREQGGVIRTGVEVKRLDELPPARAYVFDTSPTALARIAGLGGAYDRYRYGPSCFKIDYALSGPVPWTAEEARRAGTVHVGPTAAEIDASLRAAVAGRDPGVPFLITSQPSIVDPGRAPEGRHVFWVYGHVPAGWEGDATEVIERQLERFAPGFRDLVLARAVAGPPRLAARNANYVGGDIATGAFAGLQTVLRPKLARVPYATAHPAVFLCSSATPPGPGVHGMSGHHAAKAVWRRLRAR, encoded by the coding sequence GTGCCATCGATGCTGGATGCCGTCGTCGTGGGGGCGGGCCCCAACGGGCTGACGGCCGCGGCCGAACTGGCCCGCCGTGGCTTCGCCGTAGAGGTGTTCGAGGCGGGGGAGACCGTCGGGGGCGGGGCCCGCACCGAGGAGCTGACCCTTCCCGGCTTCCGCCACGACCCGTGTTCCGCCGTGCACCCGCTGGGCATCGGATCCCCGGCCTTCAAGGCGATGCCGCTCGCCCGGCACGGCCTCGAATGGCTCCAGGCCCCGCTGTCGCTCGCCCATCCCTTCCCGGACGGCTCCGCGGCGGTGCTCACCCGGTCCGTCGGGGAGAGCGCCATGTCGCTGGGCCCGGCGGACGCGGGCGCCTACCGCAGACTTGTCGCGCCCTTCACCGGCCACTGGGACACGCTCGCCGCCGACTTCCTGCGCACCCCGTGGGACGGTCTGCCCCGCGATCCGTACCGCTGGGCGCGCTTCGGCCTCGACGCCGTCCAGCCGGCCACCCTGCTCTCCCGGCGGTTCAGCGGGGAGAAGGCGCGCGGTCTGATCGCCGGGCTCGCCGGGCACGCCATCGCGCCGGCGAGCGGCTTCGCCACGGGAGGGATCGCCCTGCTCTTCGCGCTCGCGGCGCACGAGAACGGCTGGCCCGTGCCGCGAGGCGGCTCGCAGGCGGTCTCGGACGCCCTGGCCTCCTTCCTGCGTGAGCAGGGCGGCGTGATCCGCACGGGCGTCGAGGTCAAGCGTCTCGACGAGCTCCCGCCCGCCCGCGCGTACGTCTTCGACACCTCGCCGACCGCCCTCGCGCGGATCGCCGGGCTCGGCGGCGCCTACGACCGCTACCGCTACGGCCCCTCCTGCTTCAAGATCGACTACGCGCTGTCGGGCCCGGTGCCCTGGACGGCGGAGGAGGCCCGGCGGGCCGGCACGGTCCATGTCGGCCCCACCGCGGCCGAGATCGACGCGTCCCTGCGCGCCGCGGTGGCGGGCCGTGATCCGGGTGTCCCCTTCCTGATCACCTCGCAGCCCAGCATCGTCGACCCGGGCCGCGCCCCCGAGGGCCGTCACGTCTTCTGGGTGTACGGGCACGTACCGGCGGGCTGGGAGGGGGACGCCACCGAGGTCATCGAGCGCCAACTGGAGCGGTTCGCCCCCGGGTTCCGCGATCTCGTCCTGGCGCGCGCGGTCGCCGGGCCGCCCCGGCTCGCCGCCCGCAACGCCAACTACGTCGGCGGCGACATCGCCACCGGGGCGTTCGCCGGACTGCAGACGGTGCTCCGGCCCAAACTCGCACGCGTGCCGTACGCCACCGCCCACCCCGCGGTCTTCCTCTGCTCGTCGGCCACCCCGCCCGGCCCGGGCGTGCACGGCATGTCCGGACACCACGCGGCGAAGGCGGTGTGGCGGCGACTGAGGGCGCGGTGA
- a CDS encoding inositol monophosphatase family protein: MIDDFLYGTAGHAGATAEVEAVVRAAAAAEIMPRYRQLAAHEIVEKSGPHDLVTAADRLAEEYLTEALTRLLPGSVVVGEEAVHADPAVYDALGGDAPVWIVDPVDGTRQFVHGQPGFCTLVALARHGEVYASWTYAPVLNEMAVAVRGRGATLNGTTVRSGSPAPGAVLKVAMSHPDYTTDAQKRALLGLRTEGIDARACGSAGLEYLAVACGAQDAVAFNWELAWDHAAGLLLVSEAGGTESTLSGEPYRITGGNDLPFTAARDRATADRILRALRGPDAG; encoded by the coding sequence ATGATCGATGACTTCCTGTACGGGACCGCCGGGCACGCCGGGGCGACGGCCGAGGTGGAGGCGGTGGTCCGGGCGGCGGCCGCCGCCGAGATCATGCCGCGCTACCGGCAGCTGGCCGCCCACGAGATCGTCGAGAAGAGCGGGCCGCACGACCTGGTCACGGCCGCGGACCGGCTCGCCGAGGAGTACCTGACCGAGGCCCTCACCCGGCTGCTGCCCGGCTCCGTCGTCGTCGGCGAGGAGGCGGTCCACGCCGACCCCGCGGTCTACGACGCGCTCGGCGGTGACGCCCCCGTGTGGATCGTCGACCCGGTCGACGGGACCCGCCAGTTCGTCCACGGCCAGCCCGGCTTCTGCACCCTGGTGGCACTCGCCCGGCACGGAGAGGTGTACGCCTCGTGGACGTACGCCCCCGTCCTCAACGAGATGGCCGTCGCCGTACGGGGCCGGGGCGCCACGCTCAACGGCACGACGGTGCGCAGCGGTTCGCCCGCGCCCGGCGCGGTGCTCAAGGTGGCCATGTCCCACCCCGACTACACCACGGACGCCCAGAAGCGTGCCCTGCTGGGCCTGCGCACCGAGGGCATCGACGCCCGCGCGTGCGGTTCGGCGGGCCTGGAGTACCTCGCCGTCGCCTGCGGGGCGCAGGACGCGGTCGCCTTCAACTGGGAGCTCGCCTGGGACCACGCCGCGGGGCTGCTCCTCGTCTCCGAGGCCGGGGGCACCGAGTCGACGCTCTCCGGCGAGCCGTACCGCATCACCGGCGGGAACGACCTGCCGTTCACCGCGGCCAGGGACCGGGCGACGGCGGACCGGATCCTGCGCGCGCTGCGCGGCCCGGACGCCGGCTGA
- a CDS encoding gamma-glutamyltransferase family protein codes for MFTTRPTLQGTFGMVSSTHWLASQSAMAVLEDGGNAYDAAVAAGFVLHVVEPHLNGPAGEVPMILAPKDGDIQVLCGQGPAPAGASAAYYRSLGLDLVPGTGPLAAAVPGAFDAWMLLLRDHGTKTLAEVLRYAIGYAEDGHAPVERVGQTVETVRELFETEWPTSAEVYLPGGTSPEPGKLFRNPALAATWRRLTTEAEEAGGEDRAAQIDAARAIWRTGFIAEALVRQAAVPTMDTSGTRHTGTLTAADLADWSASYEAPATYDWNGWTLAKAAGWSQGPAFLQQLALLPAELPAYGSADYVHLLVEGCKLAMADREAWYGDATDVPLETLLSGTYNDERRALIEDTASLELRPGSPGGRTPVLSAHAHAVASGESGFDAMGIPVAGAGEPTVAKEGAGEPTATVDRAGEPTVAEDGATRGDTCHLDIVDRWGNMIAATPSGGWLQSNPVVPELGFPLGTRLQMAWLDEGLPNTLTPGRRPRTTLTPSLALRDGVPVMAFGTPGGDQQDQWQLHFFLAVALRPEVRGGLDLQGAIDAPNWHNDSFPGSFFPRGMRPGSVTVEEGIDPEVVAELRRRGHDVTVGDPWSEGRMCAVARDPETGVLSAAANPRGMQGYAVGR; via the coding sequence GTGTTCACCACCCGCCCCACCCTCCAGGGCACCTTCGGCATGGTGTCCTCCACCCACTGGCTCGCCTCGCAGTCCGCGATGGCCGTCCTGGAGGACGGCGGCAACGCCTACGACGCGGCCGTCGCCGCCGGATTCGTCCTGCACGTCGTCGAGCCGCACCTCAACGGCCCGGCCGGTGAGGTCCCGATGATCCTCGCGCCGAAGGACGGCGACATACAGGTGCTGTGCGGCCAGGGCCCCGCCCCCGCAGGCGCCTCCGCCGCGTACTACCGCTCGCTCGGCCTCGACCTGGTGCCCGGCACCGGACCGCTCGCCGCCGCCGTGCCCGGCGCCTTCGACGCCTGGATGCTGTTGCTGCGCGACCACGGGACCAAGACCCTCGCCGAGGTCCTGAGGTACGCCATCGGATACGCCGAGGACGGCCACGCCCCCGTCGAGCGCGTCGGCCAGACCGTGGAGACCGTCCGCGAGCTCTTCGAGACCGAGTGGCCGACCTCCGCCGAGGTCTACCTCCCCGGCGGCACGTCGCCCGAACCGGGCAAGCTCTTCCGCAACCCCGCCCTCGCCGCGACCTGGCGCCGTCTGACGACCGAGGCCGAGGAGGCGGGCGGCGAGGACCGCGCCGCGCAGATCGACGCCGCCCGCGCGATATGGCGCACCGGATTCATCGCCGAGGCACTGGTCCGCCAGGCCGCCGTTCCCACCATGGACACCAGCGGGACCCGCCACACCGGCACCCTCACCGCCGCCGACCTCGCGGACTGGTCCGCGTCGTACGAGGCACCCGCCACCTACGACTGGAACGGCTGGACGCTCGCCAAGGCGGCCGGCTGGAGCCAGGGCCCGGCCTTCCTCCAGCAGCTCGCCCTCCTCCCGGCCGAGCTCCCGGCGTACGGCTCCGCCGACTACGTCCACCTGCTCGTCGAGGGCTGCAAGCTCGCCATGGCCGACCGGGAGGCGTGGTACGGCGATGCCACCGATGTGCCACTGGAGACGCTGCTCTCGGGGACGTACAACGACGAACGCCGCGCCCTGATCGAGGACACCGCCTCCCTGGAGCTGCGCCCCGGCAGCCCCGGTGGCCGCACCCCGGTCCTCAGCGCCCACGCCCACGCCGTCGCCTCCGGAGAATCCGGCTTCGACGCCATGGGCATCCCGGTCGCCGGCGCGGGCGAGCCGACCGTGGCCAAGGAGGGCGCGGGCGAGCCCACGGCCACCGTGGACCGTGCGGGCGAGCCGACCGTGGCCGAGGACGGGGCGACCAGGGGGGACACCTGCCACCTCGACATCGTCGACCGCTGGGGCAACATGATCGCCGCCACGCCCAGCGGCGGGTGGCTCCAGTCCAACCCGGTCGTGCCCGAGCTGGGCTTCCCGCTCGGCACCCGCCTGCAGATGGCCTGGCTCGACGAGGGACTGCCGAACACGCTGACCCCGGGCCGTCGCCCGCGCACCACGCTGACCCCGTCCCTCGCCCTGCGCGACGGTGTCCCCGTCATGGCGTTCGGCACCCCCGGCGGCGACCAGCAGGACCAGTGGCAGCTGCACTTCTTCCTCGCGGTCGCGCTGCGCCCCGAGGTCCGCGGCGGCCTCGACCTCCAGGGCGCCATCGACGCCCCGAACTGGCACAACGACAGCTTCCCCGGATCCTTCTTCCCCCGTGGGATGCGCCCGGGCAGCGTCACCGTCGAGGAGGGCATCGACCCGGAGGTGGTCGCGGAACTGCGCCGCCGGGGCCATGACGTGACGGTCGGCGACCCGTGGTCCGAGGGCCGCATGTGCGCCGTCGCCCGGGACCCGGAGACCGGCGTCCTCTCCGCCGCGGCCAACCCGCGCGGGATGCAGGGGTACGCCGTCGGCCGCTGA
- a CDS encoding alpha/beta hydrolase translates to MPASHDLERIEQINATGRTPVVFVHGLWLLPSSWDRWAAVFEEAGFAPLAAGWPDDPATVAEANAHPEVFAGKSVAQVADHVAELIGALDRRPVVIGHSFGGLIAQMIAGRGLSAATVAIDPAPFRGVLPLPVSSLRAARPVLSNPANFHRAVPLTYDQFRFAFANAVSEEEAKELYETFAVPAPGEPLFQAAVANINPWTEVKVDTVHPGRGPLLIVSGEKDNTVPWAIAHASYKKQVRNGSAVTEITELAGRGHALTIDRGWREVAETALAFVRRFTS, encoded by the coding sequence AGATCAACGCCACCGGCCGCACCCCGGTGGTCTTCGTCCACGGTCTGTGGCTGCTGCCCAGCAGCTGGGACCGGTGGGCAGCCGTCTTCGAAGAGGCCGGCTTCGCCCCCCTGGCAGCCGGCTGGCCGGACGACCCCGCAACGGTCGCCGAGGCCAACGCCCACCCCGAGGTCTTCGCGGGCAAGAGCGTCGCGCAAGTCGCCGATCACGTTGCCGAGTTGATCGGTGCGCTGGACCGCAGGCCCGTGGTGATCGGGCATTCCTTCGGTGGCCTCATAGCCCAGATGATCGCGGGCCGAGGCCTGTCGGCAGCGACCGTGGCCATTGATCCGGCGCCCTTCCGTGGGGTGCTTCCTCTGCCGGTCTCCTCCCTGCGTGCCGCGCGGCCCGTGCTCTCCAACCCTGCCAACTTCCACCGGGCCGTCCCCCTGACCTACGACCAGTTCCGGTTCGCCTTCGCCAACGCGGTCAGCGAGGAGGAGGCCAAGGAGCTGTACGAGACCTTCGCGGTCCCGGCCCCCGGGGAGCCCCTCTTCCAGGCGGCCGTCGCGAACATCAACCCCTGGACCGAGGTGAAGGTCGACACGGTCCACCCCGGGCGAGGGCCCCTGCTGATCGTCTCCGGGGAGAAGGACAACACCGTTCCCTGGGCCATCGCCCATGCCTCGTACAAGAAGCAGGTGCGCAACGGGTCCGCCGTCACGGAGATCACGGAACTGGCCGGCCGCGGCCACGCGCTGACGATCGACAGGGGCTGGCGCGAGGTCGCCGAGACCGCCTTGGCCTTCGTGCGGCGCTTCACCTCCTGA
- a CDS encoding nucleotidyltransferase domain-containing protein, with translation MNNACAPSPTVAAMASRLARVPGVEAVVLGGSRARGTHRPDSDWDLGLYYRGAPDLAALTALASEAQGTPVEVAGPGGWGPWVNGGAWLTVDGVAVDWILRDLDRVESVWSDCREGRFEVGIQPGHPLGFWSSCYVGEVALAHVIEDPRGVLTSLQEATRTYPEPLRRALTDAAWEADFSVASARKSAPSGDTLHVALCLSKAFGVLAQALHAHHRAWCLNEKGALASAAALPDTPADFTGRVSSALRGLDAHAVEEAAGIVRDVVAVLDAG, from the coding sequence ATGAACAACGCGTGTGCACCCTCACCGACCGTCGCCGCGATGGCCTCCCGGCTCGCCCGGGTGCCCGGTGTCGAGGCCGTGGTCCTGGGCGGAAGCCGGGCCCGTGGCACCCACCGCCCCGATTCCGACTGGGACCTGGGCCTCTACTACCGAGGCGCCCCGGACCTGGCGGCCCTCACCGCGCTGGCCTCCGAGGCCCAGGGGACGCCGGTCGAGGTCGCGGGGCCCGGCGGGTGGGGGCCCTGGGTGAACGGCGGGGCGTGGCTGACGGTGGACGGCGTCGCCGTGGACTGGATCCTGCGCGATCTGGACCGGGTGGAGTCCGTGTGGTCGGACTGCCGGGAGGGCCGCTTCGAGGTGGGGATCCAGCCCGGTCACCCGCTGGGCTTCTGGTCCTCCTGCTACGTGGGTGAGGTCGCCCTGGCCCACGTGATCGAGGACCCGCGCGGTGTCCTGACGTCTCTTCAGGAGGCGACGCGCACCTACCCCGAGCCGCTGCGCCGCGCCCTGACCGACGCGGCGTGGGAGGCGGACTTCTCCGTGGCCTCCGCCCGCAAGTCGGCACCGTCCGGGGACACGCTCCATGTCGCCCTCTGTCTGTCGAAGGCCTTCGGGGTCCTCGCCCAGGCCCTGCACGCCCACCACCGCGCCTGGTGCCTCAACGAGAAGGGCGCGCTCGCTTCGGCCGCCGCCCTGCCGGACACGCCGGCGGACTTCACGGGCCGGGTCTCTTCGGCCCTGCGCGGCCTGGACGCGCACGCGGTGGAGGAGGCGGCCGGCATCGTCCGCGACGTCGTGGCCGTCCTGGACGCCGGCTGA
- a CDS encoding cupin domain-containing protein codes for MSEPLTTPGEGFHPHLHDAPGGPAAPLRTRLHHIRADALDGDTAQTGGMRRFGAVSGRTVGSEKLWMGQTHVAPATASSDHHHGESETAIHVVSGHPEFVFIDDSGAEPEEVRLRTAPGDYIFVPPFVPHREENPDPTEEAVVVIARSTQEAIVVNLPRLYALEPDATA; via the coding sequence ATGAGCGAGCCGTTGACGACCCCCGGTGAAGGGTTCCACCCTCATCTCCACGATGCCCCGGGCGGCCCGGCGGCACCCCTGCGCACCCGTCTGCACCACATCCGCGCGGACGCACTGGACGGCGACACGGCACAGACAGGCGGCATGCGCAGATTCGGTGCCGTCAGCGGCAGGACCGTGGGCTCCGAGAAGCTGTGGATGGGCCAGACCCACGTGGCCCCCGCGACCGCCTCCTCCGACCACCACCACGGCGAGTCCGAGACGGCCATCCATGTGGTCAGCGGACACCCGGAGTTCGTGTTCATCGACGACTCGGGGGCGGAGCCGGAGGAGGTCCGGCTACGCACTGCCCCGGGCGACTACATCTTCGTCCCGCCGTTCGTGCCGCACCGCGAGGAGAATCCGGACCCCACCGAGGAGGCCGTGGTCGTCATCGCCCGCAGCACCCAGGAGGCGATCGTGGTGAACCTGCCGCGTCTGTACGCCCTGGAGCCCGACGCGACGGCCTGA